The segment TACCATGCTCTGGAGAATTTTGTCCATTTTTTCTCTCGTGAGATATGCCAGTCCGATTCCGCCCAGAACTAATCGCCCGAACAGCGCGCTGATATTTTTACCCGTTTCACGGATTAACGCCGAAAGCATGTAGTTGGAAAATTCTTCGTTCCTCTGTCCTAGGCTGACTTTTAGGAACGTCTGACCGAGGATTTTTGGCGTAATATCCTGGCCGGTCATATTATCGATCACCTTGATTTCACTTCCCGCAATAATCATTTCTGCGACGTCTTCCAAGGTGATGGTTTTGC is part of the Leptospira broomii serovar Hurstbridge str. 5399 genome and harbors:
- a CDS encoding polyhydroxyalkanoate synthesis regulator DNA-binding domain-containing protein, which codes for MKVLKRYANRRLYDPETSKTITLEDVAEMIIAGSEIKVIDNMTGQDITPKILGQTFLKVSLGQRNEEFSNYMLSALIRETGKNISALFGRLVLGGIGLAYLTREKMDKILQSMVALGELKLEEVKSYREDLLTHLAQRASENREQIQEDLKKVGRELEEGGEKELAVEDFSEKIRKIAERVRDKDSL